One Sphingomonas sp. BT-65 genomic window carries:
- the hisI gene encoding phosphoribosyl-AMP cyclohydrolase, whose product MTDPRDSTLTLDPKYDANGLITAVATDAATGELLMLAHMNADALAKTLDTGEAWFWSRSKGRLWKKGESSGNVLRVVEARIDCDQDALWLKVEAAGPACHTGERSCFFRRIENGALVRD is encoded by the coding sequence ATGACCGACCCGCGCGACTCCACCCTGACCCTCGATCCCAAATACGACGCCAACGGCCTGATCACCGCCGTCGCCACCGACGCCGCCACCGGCGAGCTGCTCATGCTCGCCCACATGAATGCAGACGCGCTGGCCAAGACGCTCGACACCGGCGAGGCGTGGTTCTGGTCGCGCAGCAAGGGGCGGCTGTGGAAGAAGGGCGAGAGCTCGGGCAACGTGCTGCGTGTGGTCGAGGCGCGGATCGACTGCGACCAGGACGCGCTGTGGCTCAAGGTCGAGGCCGCGGGTCCCGCCTGCCACACCGGCGAGCGCAGCTGCTTCTTCCGACGCATCGAGAATGGCGCGCTGGTGCGCGATTGA